One Roseomonas gilardii subsp. gilardii genomic region harbors:
- the hrcA gene encoding heat-inducible transcriptional repressor HrcA, which yields MISSNLEKALDGRGATILRQIVELYVETGEPVGSRTLSRRLPHALSPATIRNVMADLEEAGLLFAPHTSAGRLPTERGLRLFVDGLLEFGQLTEQEREAITARCAASGRSLHDTLGEAGRMLSGLAGAAGLVVAPKTNSPVRHIEFVALGPGRALVILVSENGQVENRVIEVPAGLPTGSLTQATNYLNHRLNGRTLDETRDEVSREIAANRSALDELTAQVVESGLGIWSGGGGGALILRGQSRLLENLDQTQKIGEIQALFDQLEAQETMLRLLELVQRGEGVQIFIGAESGLFDASGVSMIVAPFRNAQERIVGAVGVVGPTRINYRRIIPVVDYTAGVIGRLLG from the coding sequence ATGATCTCGAGCAATCTCGAAAAGGCGCTGGATGGCCGCGGGGCCACGATCCTGCGCCAGATCGTGGAACTCTACGTGGAGACCGGGGAGCCGGTGGGCTCGCGCACCCTGTCGCGCCGCCTGCCGCATGCCCTTTCCCCGGCCACCATCCGCAACGTGATGGCGGATCTGGAGGAAGCCGGCCTGCTCTTCGCCCCGCATACCAGCGCCGGGCGCCTGCCGACCGAGCGGGGGCTGCGCCTCTTCGTGGACGGGCTGCTGGAATTCGGCCAGCTGACCGAGCAGGAGCGGGAGGCCATCACCGCGCGCTGCGCGGCCTCCGGGCGCTCGCTGCACGACACGCTGGGCGAGGCGGGGCGGATGCTGTCCGGCCTGGCCGGCGCGGCGGGCCTGGTCGTGGCGCCGAAGACCAACAGCCCGGTGCGGCATATCGAGTTCGTGGCGCTGGGCCCCGGCCGGGCGCTGGTGATCCTGGTGAGCGAGAACGGGCAGGTGGAGAACCGGGTGATCGAGGTGCCGGCCGGATTGCCCACCGGCTCCCTCACCCAGGCGACCAACTACCTGAACCACCGGCTCAACGGCCGCACGCTGGACGAGACGCGTGACGAGGTGAGCCGCGAGATCGCGGCGAACCGCAGCGCGCTCGACGAGTTGACGGCCCAGGTGGTGGAATCCGGCCTCGGCATCTGGTCCGGCGGCGGCGGCGGAGCGCTGATCCTGCGCGGCCAGTCGCGGCTGCTGGAGAACCTGGACCAGACGCAGAAGATCGGGGAAATCCAGGCGCTGTTCGACCAGTTGGAGGCGCAGGAGACCATGCTGCGCCTGCTGGAGCTGGTGCAACGTGGCGAGGGCGTGCAGATCTTCATCGGCGCGGAAAGCGGGCTCTTCGATGCCTCCGGCGTCTCGATGATCGTGGCACCCTTCCGCAACGCGCAGGAGCGCATCGTCGGCGCGGTCGGCGTGGTCGGGCCGACACGGATCAACTACCGCCGGATCATCCCGGTGGTGGACTACACCGCCGGGGTGATCGGGCGCCTGCTGGGCTGA
- the zwf gene encoding glucose-6-phosphate dehydrogenase: protein MAKIVPVPQFDYVVFGATGDLTMRKLLPSLYHRFRDRQFDDRCRIVAAARSEVSDDGYRARAEEGLRQFVKADFDAATVQDFLRLLVYSRVDGAGEDGWPALMERLDERPDVVRPYYLATSPDLYGPICRNIESHGGLTPKSRVVLEKPIGRDLASAKAINDAVGAVVPEAQLFRIDHYLGKETVQNLLALRFANTIFERLWNADMIDHVQITVAETVGVEGRGGYYDKSGAMRDMLQNHILQLLCLLAMESPVSLDADAVRDEKLKVLRALRPLLPSEFGGTIVRGQYTAGAVNGQPVAGYLADLGDGASTTETFIAMKAYVNTWRWANVPFYLRTGKRLPQKVSEIVIQFRSPPFTIFPGEAGNLEPNRLLIRLQPEEGMRLEMMTKEPGPGGLHLRPTGLDISFEKAFNSRYPDAYERLLMDVVRGNATLFMRRDEVEAAWNWVEPLLESWEDKPETPRPYAAGSWGPTAAIALIERDGRTWYE, encoded by the coding sequence ATGGCCAAGATCGTTCCCGTCCCGCAGTTCGACTATGTCGTGTTCGGCGCCACCGGCGACCTGACGATGCGCAAGCTGTTGCCCTCGCTCTACCACCGCTTCCGGGACCGGCAGTTCGACGACCGCTGCCGCATCGTCGCCGCCGCGCGCAGCGAGGTCTCCGACGATGGCTACCGCGCCCGTGCCGAGGAAGGGCTGCGGCAGTTCGTGAAGGCGGATTTCGACGCCGCCACGGTGCAGGACTTCCTGCGCCTGCTCGTCTACAGCCGCGTGGACGGCGCCGGCGAGGATGGCTGGCCCGCGCTGATGGAACGGCTGGATGAGCGCCCCGATGTCGTCCGGCCCTACTACCTCGCCACCTCGCCCGATCTCTATGGCCCGATCTGCCGCAACATCGAATCCCATGGCGGCCTGACACCGAAATCGCGCGTGGTGCTGGAGAAGCCGATCGGCCGCGACCTCGCCTCGGCGAAGGCGATCAACGATGCGGTCGGCGCGGTGGTGCCGGAGGCGCAGCTCTTCCGCATCGACCACTATCTCGGCAAGGAGACGGTACAGAACCTGCTGGCGCTGCGCTTCGCCAACACCATCTTCGAACGGCTCTGGAACGCGGACATGATCGACCATGTCCAGATCACCGTGGCCGAGACGGTGGGCGTGGAGGGGCGCGGCGGCTACTACGACAAATCCGGTGCCATGCGCGACATGCTGCAGAACCACATCCTGCAGCTTCTCTGCCTGCTCGCCATGGAAAGCCCCGTCTCGCTCGACGCCGATGCGGTGCGCGACGAGAAGCTGAAGGTGCTGCGCGCCCTGCGCCCGCTGCTGCCGTCGGAATTCGGCGGGACCATCGTGCGCGGCCAGTACACGGCGGGCGCGGTGAACGGCCAGCCCGTCGCCGGCTACCTCGCCGATCTCGGCGACGGCGCCAGCACCACCGAGACCTTCATCGCCATGAAGGCCTATGTGAACACCTGGCGCTGGGCCAATGTCCCCTTCTATCTCCGCACCGGCAAGCGCCTGCCGCAGAAGGTCTCGGAGATCGTCATCCAGTTCCGCAGCCCGCCCTTCACCATCTTCCCCGGCGAAGCGGGCAACCTGGAGCCCAACCGCCTGCTGATCCGCCTGCAGCCGGAGGAGGGGATGCGGCTGGAGATGATGACCAAGGAGCCCGGGCCGGGCGGCCTGCACCTGCGTCCCACCGGCCTCGACATCTCCTTCGAGAAAGCCTTCAACAGCCGCTATCCGGATGCCTATGAGCGGCTGCTGATGGATGTGGTGCGCGGCAACGCCACGCTCTTCATGCGCCGCGACGAGGTCGAGGCTGCCTGGAACTGGGTCGAGCCCCTGCTGGAAAGCTGGGAAGACAAGCCCGAGACCCCGCGCCCCTATGCCGCCGGAAGCTGGGGCCCCACCGCCGCCATCGCCCTGATCGAGCGCGACGGCCGCACCTGGTACGAGTGA
- the aspT gene encoding aspartate-alanine antiporter has translation MWTWFVETLRTYPEIAVFLSLAIGYYVGAFSIRGIGLGAVTATLLAAILIGQLGITVSANVKSIFFLMFLFAIGYGVGPQFVRGIARDGVPQAVFSAVLCLLCLGASWLAARIAGYDLGFSAGLFAGSQTISASLGLATDAVNRLGLPPEQARPLLDAMPVAYAVTYIYGTIGSALILSMLGPKLLGFDLEAACKAYEARMGGKPEPGGEGSAWHHYVLRAYRLEPGMRVVGRTAAEAEASYPQARLFVERLRRDGKILEAKADTVLQAGDVVAVSGPRDVLVDLLNNKATEVDDPDLLSVPMEGVDVLVTQKAVDNKTLAELSHQPAAHGVFLRRIRRGATGTEIPILPATRIHRGDVLTLIGRTQEISASAQALGHADHRTNTADVAFIGAAIALGTLAGALVWRVGAVPLTLSTAGGALISGLFFGWLRSIHPTFGRIPPATVWFMNSVGLNVFIAVVGISAGPGFVAGVRELGISLFLWGIFATSVPLILGLYIGKYVFRFDDALILGCCAGARTTTAALGMITDRAKSQIPALGYTVTYAVGNTLLTIWGMVIIMLLA, from the coding sequence ATGTGGACATGGTTCGTCGAAACGCTCCGGACCTATCCGGAGATCGCGGTCTTCCTTTCCCTGGCGATCGGCTACTACGTCGGGGCCTTCAGCATCCGCGGCATCGGGCTGGGTGCCGTCACCGCGACGCTGCTCGCCGCGATCCTGATCGGACAGCTCGGCATCACGGTTTCGGCCAATGTGAAGTCCATCTTCTTCCTGATGTTCCTCTTCGCCATCGGCTATGGCGTCGGGCCGCAGTTCGTCCGCGGCATCGCCAGGGATGGGGTGCCGCAGGCGGTCTTCTCGGCCGTGCTCTGCCTCCTCTGCCTGGGAGCCTCCTGGCTCGCCGCCCGCATCGCCGGCTACGATCTGGGCTTCTCGGCGGGGCTTTTCGCCGGGTCCCAGACCATCTCCGCCTCGCTCGGCCTTGCCACGGACGCGGTGAACCGGCTGGGCCTGCCGCCGGAACAGGCCAGGCCACTGCTGGACGCCATGCCGGTCGCCTATGCCGTCACCTACATCTACGGCACCATCGGCTCCGCCCTGATCCTGTCGATGCTGGGGCCGAAGCTGCTGGGCTTCGACCTGGAGGCCGCCTGCAAGGCCTACGAGGCCCGCATGGGCGGCAAGCCGGAGCCGGGCGGAGAGGGGAGCGCCTGGCACCACTACGTGCTCCGCGCCTACCGGCTGGAGCCGGGGATGCGCGTGGTCGGACGGACCGCCGCGGAGGCCGAGGCCAGCTATCCCCAGGCCCGCCTCTTCGTGGAACGCCTGCGCCGGGACGGGAAGATCCTGGAGGCCAAGGCGGACACGGTGCTGCAGGCGGGCGATGTCGTCGCCGTTTCCGGCCCGCGCGACGTGTTGGTGGACCTTCTGAACAACAAGGCCACGGAGGTCGATGACCCGGATCTGCTGAGCGTCCCGATGGAGGGCGTCGATGTCCTCGTCACGCAGAAGGCCGTGGACAACAAGACCCTGGCGGAGCTGAGCCACCAGCCCGCGGCGCATGGCGTCTTCCTGCGCCGCATCCGCCGTGGCGCCACCGGCACCGAGATCCCCATCCTGCCCGCCACGCGCATCCATCGCGGCGATGTCCTGACACTGATCGGCCGGACCCAGGAGATCTCGGCCTCCGCCCAGGCCCTGGGCCATGCCGACCATCGCACCAACACGGCCGACGTCGCCTTCATCGGCGCCGCCATCGCCCTCGGCACGCTGGCCGGCGCCCTGGTCTGGCGCGTCGGCGCCGTACCGCTCACCCTCTCCACCGCCGGCGGCGCGCTGATCTCCGGCCTGTTCTTCGGCTGGCTCCGCTCCATCCATCCAACCTTCGGCCGCATCCCGCCCGCCACGGTCTGGTTCATGAACTCGGTCGGGCTGAACGTCTTCATCGCCGTGGTCGGGATCAGCGCCGGCCCCGGTTTCGTCGCCGGCGTGAGGGAGCTGGGGATCAGCCTCTTCCTCTGGGGCATCTTCGCCACCTCGGTGCCGCTGATCCTGGGGCTCTACATCGGCAAGTACGTCTTCCGCTTCGACGACGCGCTCATCCTCGGCTGCTGCGCCGGGGCGCGCACCACCACCGCCGCGCTCGGCATGATCACGGACCGCGCGAAGAGCCAGATCCCGGCCCTCGGCTACACCGTGACCTATGCCGTCGGGAACACGCTGCTGACCATCTGGGGCATGGTCATCATCATGCTGCTCGCCTGA
- the edd gene encoding phosphogluconate dehydratase, whose protein sequence is MSLQARVGEVTERIVERSRPARARYLERIGAAAAKAPRKALGCANQAHAFAACGAGDKERLYGSDAPNLGIVTAYNDMLSAHQPYERFPELIRETARAAGATAQVAGGVPAMCDGVTQGEAGMELSLFSRDVIALATAVALSHQTFDAAVYLGICDKIVPGLVIGALSFGHLPGVFIPAGPMTSGLPNEEKTRIRQLFAEGKVGREALLEAETRSYHGPGTCTFYGTANTNQMLMEIMGLHLPGASFVNPGTTLRDALTKEAVRRALAITASGNAFMPVGRILDERAFVNGMVGLHATGGSTNHTIHLVAMAAAAGISLRWDDFADLAEVTPLLCRVYPSGKADVNQFHAAGGMGFVIRELLDAGLLHEDVNTVWGTGLRGYVADPGVAEDGTLTWREVPAESADPKIISKATAPFQPTGGLRVLEGDLGRAVIKTSAVAEERHVIEAPARVFHDQSELQAAFKKGELNGDVVAVVRFQGPKANGMPELHKLMPPLGVLQDRGHRVALVTDGRLSGASGKVPAAIHVTPEAAEGGDIAKVRDGDIIRVDAVAGRIEVKVAPEEWAARGHAGADLSHYHSGTGRELFTAFRASVGSAETGASVF, encoded by the coding sequence ATGTCGTTGCAGGCCAGGGTCGGCGAAGTCACCGAACGCATCGTGGAGCGCAGCCGCCCGGCGCGCGCCCGCTATCTCGAACGGATCGGGGCCGCCGCGGCGAAGGCTCCGCGCAAGGCCCTCGGCTGCGCCAACCAGGCGCATGCCTTCGCCGCCTGCGGCGCAGGCGACAAGGAGCGCCTCTACGGCAGCGACGCGCCCAATCTCGGCATCGTCACCGCCTATAACGACATGCTCTCGGCCCACCAGCCCTATGAGCGCTTCCCGGAGCTGATCCGTGAGACGGCGCGCGCGGCGGGGGCGACGGCGCAGGTCGCGGGCGGCGTGCCCGCCATGTGCGACGGCGTCACGCAGGGCGAGGCGGGGATGGAGCTCTCGCTCTTCTCGCGCGACGTCATCGCGCTCGCCACCGCCGTCGCGCTGTCGCACCAGACCTTCGATGCCGCCGTCTATCTCGGCATCTGCGACAAGATCGTGCCGGGGCTGGTGATCGGCGCGCTGTCCTTCGGCCATCTGCCGGGCGTCTTCATCCCCGCCGGGCCGATGACCTCCGGCCTGCCGAACGAGGAGAAGACGCGCATCCGCCAGCTCTTCGCCGAGGGCAAGGTGGGGCGCGAGGCGCTGCTGGAGGCGGAGACGCGGTCCTATCACGGCCCGGGCACCTGCACCTTCTACGGCACCGCCAACACCAACCAGATGCTCATGGAGATCATGGGCCTGCATTTGCCGGGGGCCAGCTTCGTCAACCCCGGCACCACGCTGCGCGACGCGCTGACGAAGGAGGCCGTGCGCCGGGCGCTGGCCATCACCGCCTCGGGCAACGCGTTCATGCCGGTCGGCCGCATCCTGGATGAGCGCGCCTTCGTCAACGGCATGGTCGGGCTGCATGCGACGGGCGGCTCCACCAACCACACCATCCATCTCGTCGCCATGGCGGCCGCTGCCGGGATCTCCCTGCGCTGGGACGATTTCGCCGATCTCGCCGAGGTGACCCCTCTGCTTTGCCGTGTCTATCCCAGCGGCAAGGCGGATGTGAACCAGTTCCACGCCGCCGGCGGCATGGGCTTCGTGATCCGCGAGCTGCTCGATGCCGGGCTGCTGCACGAGGATGTGAACACCGTCTGGGGCACCGGCCTGCGCGGCTATGTCGCCGATCCGGGCGTGGCGGAGGATGGCACGCTCACCTGGCGCGAGGTGCCGGCGGAAAGCGCCGATCCGAAGATCATCAGCAAGGCGACGGCGCCCTTCCAGCCGACCGGTGGCCTGCGCGTGCTGGAAGGGGATCTCGGCCGCGCCGTGATCAAGACCTCCGCCGTGGCGGAGGAGCGGCATGTCATCGAGGCCCCCGCCCGCGTCTTCCACGACCAGTCCGAGTTGCAGGCGGCCTTCAAGAAGGGCGAGCTGAACGGCGATGTCGTCGCCGTGGTGCGGTTCCAGGGCCCCAAGGCCAACGGGATGCCGGAGCTGCACAAGCTGATGCCGCCGCTGGGCGTGCTGCAGGATCGTGGCCACCGCGTCGCCCTCGTCACCGACGGGCGCCTGTCCGGCGCTTCCGGCAAGGTACCCGCCGCGATCCATGTCACGCCCGAGGCCGCGGAGGGCGGCGACATCGCCAAGGTGCGCGACGGCGACATCATCCGCGTCGATGCCGTGGCCGGGCGCATCGAGGTGAAGGTGGCGCCGGAGGAATGGGCCGCCCGCGGCCATGCCGGGGCCGATCTCTCGCATTACCACAGCGGCACCGGGCGCGAGCTCTTCACCGCCTTTCGCGCCAGCGTCGGTTCCGCCGAGACCGGCGCCAGCGTCTTCTGA
- a CDS encoding SDR family oxidoreductase, with product MTLSLDGKTAVITGAAQGIGRATAELFARAGAKVVATDVNAAKLEELEGPGIERRALNVLDDAAVRQAMAEIGRVDVLFNCAGIVHGGTILEMPDADLDFAFDLNVKALVRTSRAVLPGMLERGDGCIINMSSVASSVKGVPNRFAYQTTKAAVVGLTKSIAADYVTRGIRCNAICPGTVESPSLQQRLATGGDYEGARAAFIARQPIGRNGQPEEIADLALYLATATYTTGQIHVIDGGWTM from the coding sequence ATGACACTCAGCCTGGATGGCAAGACCGCCGTGATCACCGGCGCGGCACAGGGCATCGGCCGCGCCACGGCGGAACTCTTCGCCCGCGCGGGCGCGAAGGTCGTCGCCACCGACGTCAATGCGGCGAAGCTGGAGGAACTGGAAGGCCCCGGCATCGAGCGGCGCGCCCTGAACGTGCTCGACGATGCCGCCGTGCGCCAGGCCATGGCCGAGATCGGACGCGTGGACGTGCTGTTCAACTGCGCCGGCATCGTGCATGGCGGCACGATCCTGGAGATGCCGGACGCGGATCTCGACTTCGCCTTCGACCTGAACGTGAAGGCCCTGGTCCGCACCAGCCGCGCCGTGCTGCCCGGCATGCTGGAGCGTGGCGACGGCTGCATCATCAATATGTCCTCGGTGGCCTCCAGCGTGAAGGGCGTGCCCAACCGCTTCGCCTACCAGACCACCAAGGCCGCCGTGGTCGGCCTCACCAAGTCCATCGCCGCCGACTATGTGACGCGCGGCATCCGCTGCAACGCCATCTGCCCCGGCACGGTGGAAAGCCCCTCGCTGCAACAGCGCCTCGCCACCGGCGGCGACTACGAGGGCGCCCGCGCCGCCTTCATCGCCCGCCAGCCGATCGGCCGCAACGGCCAGCCGGAGGAGATCGCCGACCTCGCTCTCTATCTGGCCACCGCCACCTACACCACCGGCCAGATCCACGTCATCGATGGCGGCTGGACGATGTAG
- the kdgT gene encoding 2-keto-3-deoxygluconate transporter: MRIKDTIDRLPGGLMLVPLLLGALCKTFAPGAPIYFKGFTQGIMTGVIPILAVWFFCMGASIKLSATGTVLRKSGTLVLTKLIAAWIITLVASMFIPVEGIQTGFFAGLSILAIVCAMDMTNGGLYASLMQSYGTKEEAGAFVLTSIESGPLMSMIILGASGAAHFEPQVFVGAVLPFLVGFALGNLDPKLRAFFAPGGQLMIPFFAFSLGNTIDLNTLLSPLAGLGVVLALAVIVLTGIPLILADRIIGKGTGTAGIAASSTAGAAAANPLAIAAVAPQFMPVAQTATVLVAICIIVTSLVVPVLTGLWYRQFGQGMAEKARADDPMPGLHMHPAD; the protein is encoded by the coding sequence ATGAGAATCAAGGATACGATCGACCGGCTGCCCGGCGGGCTGATGCTGGTGCCGCTGCTGCTCGGCGCGCTGTGCAAGACCTTCGCCCCCGGTGCGCCGATCTACTTCAAGGGCTTCACCCAGGGGATCATGACGGGCGTGATCCCGATCCTGGCCGTGTGGTTCTTCTGCATGGGTGCCTCGATCAAGCTTTCCGCCACCGGCACGGTGCTGCGGAAATCCGGCACCCTCGTCCTCACCAAGCTGATCGCCGCCTGGATCATCACCCTCGTCGCCTCGATGTTCATCCCGGTCGAGGGCATCCAGACCGGCTTCTTCGCCGGCCTCTCCATCCTGGCCATCGTCTGCGCCATGGATATGACGAATGGTGGCCTCTACGCCTCGCTCATGCAGAGCTACGGCACGAAGGAGGAAGCGGGCGCCTTCGTCCTCACCTCCATCGAATCCGGGCCGCTGATGAGCATGATCATCCTCGGCGCCTCCGGGGCCGCGCATTTCGAGCCGCAGGTCTTTGTCGGCGCCGTGCTGCCCTTCCTGGTCGGCTTCGCCCTCGGCAACCTCGACCCCAAGCTGCGCGCCTTCTTCGCGCCCGGCGGCCAGTTGATGATCCCCTTCTTCGCCTTCTCGCTGGGCAATACGATCGACCTGAACACGCTGCTCTCGCCGCTGGCGGGCCTCGGCGTGGTGCTCGCCCTGGCGGTCATCGTGCTCACCGGCATCCCGCTGATCCTGGCCGACCGGATCATCGGCAAGGGCACCGGCACGGCCGGCATCGCCGCCTCCTCCACCGCCGGTGCCGCCGCGGCCAACCCGCTGGCCATCGCCGCCGTCGCGCCGCAGTTCATGCCGGTGGCCCAGACCGCCACGGTGCTGGTGGCGATCTGCATCATCGTCACCTCCCTCGTGGTGCCGGTCCTCACCGGCCTCTGGTACCGGCAGTTCGGCCAGGGCATGGCGGAGAAGGCACGGGCGGACGATCCGATGCCCGGGCTGCACATGCATCCGGCGGACTGA
- a CDS encoding fumarylacetoacetate hydrolase family protein, whose amino-acid sequence MKLVRFGSPGAEKPGLVDAEGRIRDLSAVVPDIAGPVLSRDGLARLRGLRPTDLPLAPEGARLGACVAGTGNFIAVGLNYADHAAESGMAVPTEPVLFNKAPSCIVGPDDTVLLPPGSTKSDWEVELAVVIGERASYVSEAEALDYVAGYCVCNDVSEREYQLERGGQWTKGKGCPTFGPLGPWLVTKDEIADPQDLRMTLSVNEETVQDGSTRTMVFQVPFLVSYISRFMMLLPGDVITTGTPPGVGMGMKPPRYLRDGDTMRVEIQGLGVQRQRVSAG is encoded by the coding sequence TTGAAGCTCGTTCGTTTCGGTTCCCCCGGCGCCGAGAAGCCCGGCCTCGTCGATGCCGAGGGCCGCATCCGCGACCTTTCCGCCGTGGTGCCCGACATCGCCGGCCCGGTCCTGTCCCGCGACGGCCTCGCCCGCCTGCGCGGCCTCCGGCCGACGGACCTGCCCCTGGCCCCCGAGGGCGCCCGCCTCGGCGCCTGCGTCGCCGGCACCGGCAACTTCATCGCGGTCGGGCTGAACTACGCGGACCATGCGGCCGAGAGCGGCATGGCGGTGCCCACCGAGCCCGTCCTCTTCAACAAGGCCCCCTCCTGCATCGTCGGCCCGGACGATACCGTCCTGCTGCCGCCCGGTTCCACGAAATCCGACTGGGAGGTGGAACTCGCCGTGGTGATCGGCGAGCGCGCCTCCTATGTCTCCGAGGCCGAAGCGCTGGACTATGTCGCCGGCTACTGCGTCTGCAACGACGTGTCGGAGCGCGAATACCAGCTTGAGCGCGGCGGCCAGTGGACCAAGGGCAAGGGCTGCCCGACCTTCGGCCCGCTCGGCCCCTGGCTGGTGACGAAGGACGAGATCGCCGATCCCCAGGACCTGCGCATGACCCTCTCCGTGAATGAGGAGACGGTGCAGGACGGCTCCACCCGCACCATGGTCTTCCAGGTGCCCTTCCTGGTCTCCTACATCTCGCGCTTCATGATGCTGCTGCCGGGGGATGTCATCACAACCGGCACCCCGCCCGGCGTGGGCATGGGCATGAAACCGCCCCGCTATCTCCGCGACGGCGACACGATGCGCGTGGAGATCCAGGGCCTCGGCGTGCAGCGGCAGCGCGTCTCGGCCGGCTGA
- a CDS encoding GntR family transcriptional regulator, producing MQQVKERVETRTLAGDAYATILDAIRRGSLPPGQRLRFAELQALCGTSVSPVREALVRLTAEGYTQSDNHRGFRVAPVSAAEMMDIVRNRQLLEGEALRLSILHGDAEWESRVLAAHHLMSRLPRERDDIPSALRDDWEEKHAAFHASLLSACGSPILTGLCGALLARAERYRRMSVSIPGVQRDVVREHREILDATLGRRAEEAVAALREHYQRTADAVRLFFDRQEPG from the coding sequence GTGCAGCAGGTGAAGGAACGGGTGGAGACGCGCACGCTGGCGGGCGATGCCTATGCCACCATCCTGGACGCGATCCGCCGCGGATCGCTGCCGCCGGGGCAGCGGCTCCGCTTCGCCGAGTTGCAGGCGCTCTGCGGCACCAGCGTGTCCCCGGTGCGGGAGGCGCTGGTCCGGCTGACGGCGGAAGGATACACGCAGTCCGACAACCACCGGGGCTTCCGGGTGGCGCCGGTTTCCGCGGCCGAGATGATGGACATCGTGCGCAACCGGCAGCTCCTGGAGGGCGAGGCGCTGCGGCTGTCGATCCTGCATGGGGATGCGGAATGGGAAAGCCGCGTGCTGGCGGCGCATCACCTGATGTCCCGCCTGCCGCGCGAGCGCGACGACATCCCCTCCGCGCTGCGGGACGACTGGGAGGAGAAGCACGCCGCCTTCCATGCCAGCCTGCTCTCCGCCTGCGGCTCGCCCATCCTGACCGGCCTGTGCGGGGCGCTGCTGGCGCGGGCGGAACGCTACCGCCGCATGTCGGTCAGCATCCCCGGCGTGCAGCGCGATGTGGTGCGCGAGCACCGGGAGATCCTCGACGCCACGCTCGGCCGGCGGGCGGAGGAGGCGGTGGCGGCCCTGCGGGAGCACTACCAGCGGACGGCGGATGCGGTCCGGCTGTTCTTCGACCGGCAGGAGCCGGGGTGA